Proteins encoded together in one Calditrichota bacterium window:
- a CDS encoding DUF2892 domain-containing protein, which yields MRVEEAVRALAGVMILLSVALAHWVSPWWLLLTAFVGLNLLQSAFTRACPAMTIFRKLGLKP from the coding sequence ATGCGTGTAGAAGAAGCCGTTAGAGCGTTGGCGGGTGTGATGATCCTGCTCAGCGTTGCCCTCGCCCACTGGGTTAGCCCGTGGTGGTTGTTACTCACTGCATTCGTCGGATTGAATCTGCTGCAGTCTGCCTTCACCAGAGCCTGTCCCGCGATGACCATCTTTCGCAAGCTGGGTCTGAAGCCCTAA
- a CDS encoding helix-turn-helix domain-containing protein — translation MRILCTYKCRESRGASNVPDGRLLRIDEAAEYLGISKTTVRRWTKVGCLLCVRINERGDRRFHASALENVIPPKRPGRPKKLALGDHASA, via the coding sequence ATGCGGATATTATGTACATACAAGTGTCGAGAATCGAGGGGAGCATCCAACGTGCCAGACGGACGTCTTTTGAGGATTGATGAAGCTGCGGAGTACCTTGGAATATCCAAAACAACCGTCCGCCGCTGGACAAAGGTCGGTTGTCTTTTGTGTGTTAGAATTAACGAACGCGGGGACCGCCGGTTTCACGCATCGGCCCTCGAGAATGTGATTCCGCCTAAGCGACCGGGGCGGCCCAAAAAATTGGCATTGGGAGATCACGCGTCCGCTTAA
- a CDS encoding S8 family serine peptidase codes for MRRSIVQHLVLSTLLALTCFTYLTWSAPSEKISPELRDFWIENSETDTTVIVYLYDRAEIASLDQWLTSVHATRQYRHQLVVDELRRVATESQAGLLAELSRLQNSGEISGFKSYWIVNAATVKGNRHAIAALADRGEVEWIEPSFTASLIEPVGRPSRVRTLDENHGIPTGIRAIGAPRVWHELRITGAGRLVGNIDTGVDGTHPALSARWRGIHAPADECWLDVVRTSTFPEDDSPDGGHGTHVMGTICGNSASSNDSIGVAPEAEWIACNAIDQSSNSGFNNDVLDAFEWMSDPDGNSATIDDVPDVVHNSWGVDGRFPGYTDCFQLWNDAIVNCEAAGVVVTYSAGNEGSSPRTLRSPATIQLDSVTVFSVGAVNANSDTVPPYTIATFSSRGPTDCPPFTAIKPEVCAPGVDVYSSFPGNNYIRLNGTSMAGPHVAGIVALMRQANPNAEVREIKSILMRTAHDYGDEGEDNDYGFGFVDAYEAVLAISLNRAIIQGTVRNVATEEPVQNALIRAASRQRTTDENGNYTMSLPGDSTWQLICSRYGFAPETTEVTIAAAETLTVDFDLTAVPQGRITGRISAGQDVPVNGAEVAFPGLPIAPLNTDDQGEFLVDLPGDSTYTLQFSYDGASAETTVTLATGEEIELPVHLHSIKSLPQSSASSLYQAFDLLDTLIPPAYDWIEISPARFGAGTLLSLQARDSSAFIAMPFEFRYFGIPYDSLTINENGWVAAGVSHDHSYFNFEIPGASGPSAGMALFWDNLQWVPDTSELSYYYDTELNRVVIEYLDFRFLPGGVGKFTAQVQILDPRHWQTPDGNAEILMLYERLDVPNSASVGIEDHSETVGIQTLFNGAYSPNTWSIRPPWAVLFTTRTAPYPSAAPERPGRLPSQLEVSQAYPNPFNSTTRLSVMLTERVQVSVRVFDVLGRQVATLMNSVSGPGEQNLVWNAESAAAGLYFVEVRAGQESSIRKVLLVK; via the coding sequence ATGCGCCGCAGCATTGTTCAACACCTTGTCCTTTCCACGCTTCTTGCGCTAACCTGCTTCACGTACCTCACGTGGTCGGCTCCGTCAGAAAAGATTAGCCCGGAGCTTCGGGACTTTTGGATAGAAAATTCGGAAACAGATACGACAGTAATTGTCTACTTGTACGACCGGGCCGAGATTGCCAGTCTCGATCAATGGCTCACGTCTGTTCACGCCACTCGCCAATACCGGCACCAGCTTGTCGTTGACGAACTTCGTAGAGTAGCCACAGAGTCGCAAGCGGGACTGCTGGCTGAACTTTCTCGTTTGCAAAACAGCGGAGAAATCAGCGGTTTCAAGTCATATTGGATCGTCAATGCGGCAACAGTCAAAGGCAACCGCCACGCAATAGCTGCCTTGGCCGACAGGGGAGAAGTAGAGTGGATTGAGCCCAGTTTCACGGCGTCGCTGATTGAACCGGTTGGCCGTCCTTCCCGGGTCAGAACACTTGATGAGAATCACGGCATTCCAACGGGAATCCGGGCGATTGGTGCGCCGCGAGTTTGGCACGAACTGCGAATCACTGGCGCAGGCAGACTGGTTGGGAACATTGATACAGGTGTGGACGGAACACACCCAGCGTTGTCTGCGCGTTGGCGGGGGATTCATGCCCCGGCAGACGAGTGTTGGCTCGACGTCGTTCGTACGTCCACGTTCCCCGAAGACGACAGCCCGGACGGCGGACATGGCACGCACGTCATGGGAACCATCTGCGGAAACTCGGCTTCAAGCAATGACTCTATCGGCGTCGCGCCCGAAGCGGAGTGGATTGCCTGCAACGCGATCGATCAAAGCAGCAATTCGGGTTTCAACAACGACGTGCTTGATGCCTTTGAATGGATGTCCGACCCGGACGGGAACAGCGCGACGATTGACGACGTGCCGGACGTCGTGCATAATTCGTGGGGTGTCGACGGCCGTTTTCCGGGCTACACAGATTGTTTTCAATTATGGAATGACGCTATAGTCAACTGTGAAGCCGCAGGCGTTGTCGTAACCTACTCCGCCGGCAACGAAGGCAGTTCTCCCCGTACGCTGCGCAGTCCGGCCACAATTCAGTTGGATTCCGTCACCGTGTTTTCCGTGGGAGCCGTAAACGCGAATTCCGATACGGTGCCGCCGTATACGATTGCGACTTTCTCCAGTCGCGGTCCGACGGATTGCCCGCCCTTCACAGCGATTAAGCCCGAAGTATGCGCCCCCGGCGTCGACGTATATTCTTCGTTTCCGGGTAACAACTACATTCGTCTCAACGGCACCTCAATGGCCGGGCCGCATGTAGCGGGAATTGTCGCGCTGATGAGACAGGCCAATCCGAATGCGGAAGTTCGCGAAATCAAATCCATTCTCATGCGTACGGCGCACGATTATGGTGATGAAGGTGAAGATAACGACTATGGCTTCGGCTTCGTCGACGCCTACGAAGCCGTGCTGGCGATTTCATTGAACCGCGCGATCATTCAAGGCACAGTGCGAAACGTCGCCACTGAAGAACCCGTACAAAATGCTCTCATTCGCGCAGCCTCACGGCAGCGAACGACCGACGAAAACGGAAACTACACGATGTCACTGCCCGGTGACTCGACTTGGCAATTGATTTGCAGTCGTTACGGATTCGCTCCGGAAACCACGGAAGTCACGATTGCCGCAGCGGAAACTTTGACCGTTGATTTCGACCTTACGGCCGTTCCTCAAGGTCGAATCACGGGCAGAATTTCTGCAGGTCAGGATGTACCTGTCAACGGCGCGGAAGTGGCCTTTCCCGGTTTGCCGATTGCTCCTCTAAACACGGACGACCAAGGCGAGTTCTTGGTTGATCTTCCGGGAGATTCGACCTACACTCTGCAGTTTTCTTACGATGGTGCGAGCGCCGAGACCACGGTCACTTTGGCGACCGGGGAAGAAATCGAATTGCCGGTTCATTTGCACTCGATCAAGTCTTTGCCGCAGAGTTCCGCAAGCTCGCTTTATCAAGCATTTGATTTGCTCGACACACTGATTCCTCCGGCATACGATTGGATTGAAATTTCTCCTGCGCGGTTTGGCGCGGGCACTTTGCTTTCGTTGCAAGCTCGCGACTCATCCGCATTTATCGCCATGCCTTTCGAGTTCCGCTACTTCGGAATTCCCTACGACTCTCTGACCATCAACGAAAATGGTTGGGTCGCGGCCGGAGTCAGCCATGACCACTCCTATTTCAATTTTGAAATTCCCGGTGCTTCCGGTCCGTCGGCTGGAATGGCCCTCTTTTGGGATAACCTGCAATGGGTTCCCGACACATCCGAACTTAGCTACTACTACGACACGGAGTTAAACCGCGTCGTAATCGAATATCTTGATTTCCGGTTCTTGCCCGGTGGGGTAGGGAAGTTCACGGCTCAGGTTCAGATTCTGGATCCGCGCCACTGGCAAACGCCGGACGGCAACGCCGAGATTTTGATGCTCTATGAAAGACTGGATGTTCCGAATAGTGCGTCTGTCGGAATAGAAGATCACTCGGAAACAGTCGGAATTCAAACTCTTTTCAACGGAGCATACAGCCCTAACACGTGGAGTATTCGTCCGCCGTGGGCAGTTCTCTTCACGACTCGTACAGCACCCTATCCCTCGGCTGCACCGGAAAGACCCGGACGGCTGCCAAGTCAACTGGAAGTCTCGCAAGCCTATCCCAATCCATTCAATTCGACGACCCGCCTGTCCGTCATGCTTACAGAGCGGGTACAAGTCTCCGTGCGAGTCTTTGACGTCCTCGGCAGACAAGTCGCGACACTTATGAATTCGGTTTCCGGACCGGGCGAACAAAACCTCGTTTGGAATGCTGAATCAGCCGCGGCCGGGCTCTATTTTGTCGAGGTTCGAGCGGGTCAAGAGTCGTCAATTCGCAAGGTGCTTCTGGTTAAATAG
- a CDS encoding efflux RND transporter permease subunit, protein MEAIRREAKREKLARRKIGASGRLAAAFLESKLTPLLVVASLLVGVLALMVTPREEEPQIKVPMIDVTVGLPGASAQEVERRVISPLEKVLYEIENVEYIYSTSQPSGGMIIVRFYVGTDPDQAVTRIHAKLAANQQLLPQGATQPAVKPRSIDDVPAIAYTIWSTTASPTELRKVADELRAESIRHPRVAQAWLIGGQRRVVKVTFDRDKLAAYHASLLQAYGAISSANWKLPAGMMTSDDYTTEVQVGGFVKSIDDVRNLVIATYNGKPVYLSEVAEVVDGPEEPSQYVWMGSGPAAPEKDIPVAGIDAPGITLAIAKKPGTNAVDLVRELDERFDKLKGSLVPSDIALTKTRDYGFTAQEKSNELIFHVGLATISVVLLMLLMLGRREAIVVLVAVPVTLALTLAASYFFGYTLNRVTLFALIFSIGILVDDAIVVVENIHRHYQLRWTDAKHATIFGTDEVGNPTILATLTVIGALLPLAFVSGLMGPYMRPIPVNASAAMFFSLLVAFVVSPWLTYRLFGGNKAVDASHHHFDETQEETKLQKMYANLMKPLLASRKKQIITFAGVVGILLISMALFPLRWVVVKMMPYDNKSELQVVIDAPEDYSLERTNAAAREIARHFTTMPEVSDYQVYVGTSAPFNFNGLVRYYFMRSGGNVADIQVNLVDKHLRSQKSHDFAKAVRNELLPIAHKHGVNLKVTEVPPGPPVLSTMVAEVYGPDREGRRRVAEQVKEVFLTTEGIVDVDWMVEDPAPLTEYVVNQEKAAAVGITPEHITRTLRVALNGAEAGLLHVEQDRSEVPLLLQVERTQRSRNEELQSIKLHGSQGQLVPLGELINPVERKREAYIYHKNLQPVTYVVGEVAGSEESPVYGILNMNERLKDVVTPSGVELAVMSTHMPENSQEYGVKWDGEWHITYEVFRDMGAAFGVVVLLIYVLVVGWFGSFITPLIIMAPIPLTLIGILPGHAILGTFFTATSMIGFIALSGIVVRNSILLVDFINQEIRAGEPLEEAVMKAGAVRFRPITLTALALVVGAGVIYLDPIFQGLAVSLIFGVIASTALTLIIIPLLYYIYLKFAGTQDLMDPEEQ, encoded by the coding sequence ATGGAGGCGATTCGCCGCGAGGCGAAACGCGAGAAGCTCGCTCGTCGAAAGATTGGCGCGTCTGGCCGTCTCGCGGCGGCCTTTCTCGAATCAAAACTGACTCCGCTGCTCGTCGTCGCTTCGCTTTTGGTCGGTGTGCTTGCCTTGATGGTCACACCCCGCGAAGAAGAGCCGCAGATCAAAGTTCCGATGATTGACGTGACCGTCGGGCTTCCCGGCGCCTCCGCGCAGGAAGTCGAACGCCGCGTCATCAGTCCGCTCGAAAAAGTGCTCTACGAAATCGAAAACGTCGAGTACATCTATTCGACTTCGCAGCCTTCGGGCGGCATGATCATCGTCCGCTTCTATGTCGGAACCGATCCCGATCAAGCTGTTACGCGCATTCACGCCAAGCTCGCGGCCAATCAACAACTGTTGCCGCAGGGCGCGACGCAACCTGCCGTCAAACCGCGTTCGATTGACGACGTGCCCGCGATTGCCTACACGATCTGGAGCACCACCGCGTCGCCCACGGAACTGCGCAAAGTCGCCGACGAGCTGCGCGCCGAATCGATCAGACATCCGCGCGTCGCTCAAGCATGGTTGATCGGCGGACAGCGCCGCGTCGTCAAAGTGACTTTTGACAGGGACAAACTCGCGGCCTATCACGCGTCCCTTTTACAAGCCTACGGAGCCATCTCCAGTGCCAACTGGAAACTCCCGGCGGGAATGATGACTTCGGATGACTATACCACCGAAGTGCAAGTCGGCGGATTCGTCAAGTCGATCGACGACGTGCGCAATTTGGTCATTGCGACTTACAACGGTAAGCCTGTCTATCTCAGTGAAGTTGCAGAAGTCGTCGACGGTCCCGAAGAGCCTTCGCAATATGTTTGGATGGGCTCGGGTCCCGCAGCTCCGGAAAAAGATATTCCTGTCGCAGGCATCGATGCACCCGGCATCACGCTCGCGATTGCGAAGAAACCCGGCACCAATGCCGTCGATCTCGTGCGCGAACTCGACGAGCGGTTCGACAAGCTGAAAGGCTCGCTGGTTCCCTCCGACATTGCGTTGACCAAGACTCGCGACTACGGTTTCACCGCGCAGGAAAAATCCAACGAGCTGATCTTTCACGTCGGACTCGCCACGATCTCCGTGGTCTTGTTGATGCTCCTGATGCTTGGTCGCCGCGAAGCAATTGTGGTCCTGGTCGCGGTTCCCGTCACACTGGCTTTGACGTTGGCGGCAAGCTACTTCTTCGGCTACACACTTAACCGCGTGACTCTTTTCGCGTTGATCTTCTCAATTGGTATCCTGGTCGATGATGCGATCGTCGTCGTCGAAAATATTCACAGGCACTACCAGCTCAGATGGACGGATGCCAAACACGCCACCATTTTCGGCACGGATGAAGTCGGCAACCCGACGATTCTTGCGACATTGACGGTAATCGGCGCACTCTTGCCGCTGGCTTTCGTCTCGGGATTGATGGGACCCTACATGCGTCCGATTCCGGTCAACGCGTCTGCCGCGATGTTCTTCTCGCTCTTGGTTGCCTTCGTCGTCTCTCCGTGGTTGACCTACCGTCTTTTCGGCGGCAACAAGGCTGTCGATGCCTCGCACCATCACTTCGACGAAACGCAGGAAGAGACCAAACTTCAGAAGATGTATGCTAATCTGATGAAACCGCTGCTGGCCAGCCGCAAGAAACAGATTATCACATTTGCGGGCGTCGTCGGAATTTTGTTAATCTCAATGGCGCTCTTCCCGCTGCGTTGGGTAGTCGTCAAGATGATGCCCTACGACAACAAAAGCGAGCTGCAAGTCGTCATCGACGCTCCCGAAGACTATTCGCTCGAACGCACCAACGCTGCCGCCCGCGAAATTGCCCGTCACTTCACTACGATGCCTGAAGTGTCCGACTATCAAGTTTACGTCGGAACGTCGGCGCCTTTCAACTTCAACGGGCTCGTGCGCTACTACTTCATGCGCTCCGGCGGCAACGTCGCGGACATTCAAGTCAATCTCGTCGACAAGCATCTCCGCAGTCAGAAGAGCCACGACTTCGCCAAAGCCGTCCGCAACGAACTGCTTCCGATTGCCCACAAGCACGGCGTGAACTTAAAAGTCACGGAAGTCCCGCCCGGACCTCCGGTGCTCTCGACGATGGTGGCCGAAGTCTACGGACCGGATCGTGAAGGCCGCAGACGCGTCGCCGAGCAAGTCAAGGAAGTCTTCTTGACCACTGAAGGAATCGTCGACGTCGATTGGATGGTTGAAGACCCGGCTCCGCTCACGGAGTACGTGGTCAATCAAGAAAAAGCGGCTGCCGTGGGAATTACTCCCGAGCACATCACTCGCACGCTCCGCGTCGCGCTTAACGGAGCCGAAGCCGGACTTCTGCACGTCGAGCAGGACAGAAGCGAAGTGCCGCTGCTTCTCCAAGTCGAACGCACGCAACGTTCTCGCAACGAAGAGTTGCAGAGCATCAAGCTGCATGGATCGCAAGGTCAGCTCGTGCCTTTAGGTGAGCTGATCAATCCGGTCGAGAGAAAACGCGAAGCCTATATCTATCACAAAAACCTCCAACCAGTCACGTACGTCGTAGGTGAAGTCGCGGGTTCGGAAGAATCTCCGGTTTACGGAATTCTCAACATGAACGAGCGGCTCAAAGACGTCGTAACTCCGAGTGGAGTGGAACTCGCCGTGATGTCGACACACATGCCCGAGAACAGTCAGGAATACGGAGTGAAGTGGGACGGCGAGTGGCACATCACTTACGAAGTGTTCCGCGACATGGGCGCAGCCTTCGGAGTTGTAGTGCTGCTGATCTACGTGCTCGTCGTCGGTTGGTTCGGTTCATTCATAACGCCGTTGATCATAATGGCTCCGATTCCGTTGACCCTGATCGGAATTTTGCCGGGCCATGCGATCCTCGGCACATTTTTCACTGCGACGTCGATGATTGGATTCATTGCGCTCTCGGGAATTGTAGTTAGAAATTCAATTCTGCTGGTGGACTTCATCAATCAGGAGATTCGCGCGGGCGAACCGCTCGAAGAGGCCGTGATGAAAGCCGGGGCTGTTCGTTTCCGTCCGATTACTCTGACGGCGTTGGCCTTGGTCGTGGGCGCAGGTGTTATTTATCTTGATCCCATTTTCCAAGGGCTTGCGGTTTCGTTGATTTTCGGAGTGATCGCGTCGACGGCGCTAACTCTGATCATCATCCCCTTGCTCTACTACATCTACTTGAAATTTGCTGGCACGCAGGATCTCATGGATCCCGAAGAGCAATAG
- a CDS encoding winged helix-turn-helix transcriptional regulator produces the protein MLKAMGDPVRLNILYHLRQREYTVTELVNDIGCSQANVSKHLAILRATGLVESRTEKQNRFYHVTDPVVNSVCDTVCSSIERRFKSTSE, from the coding sequence ATGCTCAAGGCGATGGGCGATCCGGTTCGTCTGAACATTCTCTATCACCTCCGTCAGCGCGAATACACAGTCACGGAATTGGTAAATGATATTGGATGCAGTCAAGCAAATGTCTCAAAACACTTGGCAATCTTGCGTGCTACGGGTTTAGTGGAGTCCCGAACCGAAAAGCAGAATCGTTTCTACCACGTGACCGACCCTGTTGTAAACTCAGTCTGCGACACCGTCTGTTCGTCCATTGAAAGGCGTTTCAAGAGTACGTCGGAATAA
- a CDS encoding efflux RND transporter periplasmic adaptor subunit has translation MKTRITLLLSIVFAAAWAGCSHEAKLAQPENTTLRARTAPVSVREVPRLISVEGTIHALDDAVLSSRAMGPVVRERAKIGDRVKKGDVLLEIDERMNNGMLSQAKGALAQAQAAEALASTNLKRFEALFEQQACSQLELDIARMQHETAAGAVKQAQGAVDAAGAVANESSIRAPFDGVVVEKFVNVGDLVAPGRPLIRVQTQTGRELQFNVRAADGTQLKQGTPITAKLDDENQTVEATITEIAPSADPMTHTIAVKAEITSDDSLAAGYTATAEIPGQMIRATLIPKSAVFATGGLHLVSIVDENGSAHTRAVTVGRERGEEIEILSGLSSGETVVLDRSALIAEGTKIERSNG, from the coding sequence ATGAAAACTCGCATCACTCTTCTGCTCTCAATTGTTTTTGCCGCGGCCTGGGCCGGTTGCTCGCACGAAGCGAAACTCGCTCAACCCGAAAACACCACGCTTCGCGCGCGTACGGCTCCCGTTTCCGTCCGTGAAGTTCCTCGCCTGATTTCAGTCGAAGGCACGATTCACGCTCTCGATGACGCCGTTCTCTCCAGCCGCGCGATGGGTCCCGTCGTGCGCGAACGCGCGAAGATCGGCGACCGTGTCAAGAAAGGGGACGTGCTCTTGGAAATCGACGAGCGCATGAATAACGGCATGTTGTCGCAGGCCAAAGGCGCGCTCGCCCAAGCGCAAGCCGCCGAAGCTCTCGCCTCGACCAATCTTAAGAGATTCGAAGCCCTGTTTGAGCAGCAAGCCTGTTCGCAACTCGAACTCGACATTGCTCGCATGCAGCACGAAACCGCCGCCGGAGCCGTCAAGCAAGCGCAAGGCGCGGTCGATGCCGCCGGAGCGGTGGCTAATGAGAGTTCCATTCGCGCACCCTTTGACGGCGTAGTCGTGGAGAAATTCGTCAACGTCGGAGATTTGGTTGCGCCGGGCCGTCCTCTGATTCGCGTACAAACGCAAACCGGACGTGAACTTCAATTCAATGTCCGTGCCGCGGACGGAACGCAATTGAAGCAAGGTACGCCGATCACAGCCAAACTTGACGATGAAAATCAAACCGTCGAAGCAACCATCACGGAAATTGCTCCCTCAGCAGATCCGATGACGCACACTATCGCCGTTAAAGCCGAAATCACCAGCGACGACTCGCTCGCCGCAGGCTACACGGCCACCGCCGAGATTCCCGGTCAGATGATCCGCGCGACCCTGATCCCCAAGTCCGCGGTCTTTGCGACCGGAGGTTTGCATCTCGTTTCAATCGTCGATGAAAACGGCAGCGCGCACACTCGCGCCGTCACGGTCGGTCGTGAACGCGGCGAAGAAATTGAAATTTTGTCAGGTCTGTCCTCCGGCGAAACCGTCGTGCTCGATAGGTCGGCTCTGATTGCCGAGGGAACGAAAATTGAAAGGTCGAACGGATGA
- a CDS encoding TolC family protein, translating into MTKLKFLYLAVLLPTLALAQDSLTIRDAMREASEHHPQVQAATARAKAARAQSRQAIGYRLPSVDVSESFIRTTNPAESFAFQMNQERFSMTEFGNPANDPNNPDPLNTYMTRAEATLPIFTGGMLHGRTLQARRMARAAGLEEDHTRESVAMDAATAWLNLSKAREYQSLMTKSLATAETHMQRARDYFDQGMLAPSDILRAEVFVAEIKEYKTRADEQAQLAQAALNFQRGRSQDEEVVLSELVFEEPMSIEKVEAQSAALENRPDLQAAHEKLNAGKAEVTVARSSFLPQIGIVGRYDWYDDELLGDNGKSWAIMGQAKINLFHGGADVHAVQKASLEARAGEQDVHRFEEGVKLQVRQAVSDMESAKLRHEAANAALASGQENLRVVEARYAQGVAQMTDLLDAQTALRELEVRELTARYDRMLAGYRIKFVTGQSLLN; encoded by the coding sequence ATGACCAAGCTCAAATTCCTTTACCTCGCAGTCCTGCTGCCCACTCTGGCTCTGGCTCAGGACTCCCTCACAATCCGCGACGCCATGCGTGAAGCCTCTGAGCATCACCCACAGGTTCAAGCGGCCACCGCCCGTGCCAAAGCCGCGCGTGCGCAATCCAGACAAGCAATTGGCTACAGACTTCCCTCTGTAGATGTCTCCGAGTCGTTCATTCGCACGACCAATCCGGCTGAGTCGTTTGCCTTTCAGATGAATCAGGAAAGATTCAGCATGACGGAGTTCGGCAATCCGGCCAACGACCCCAATAACCCGGATCCGCTGAACACCTATATGACACGCGCGGAAGCGACTTTGCCGATCTTTACGGGTGGAATGCTCCATGGTCGGACTTTACAAGCCCGACGAATGGCGCGCGCCGCAGGATTGGAAGAAGATCATACGCGCGAGAGCGTCGCCATGGATGCCGCGACCGCATGGTTGAACCTGAGCAAGGCCCGCGAGTACCAGTCATTGATGACAAAATCGCTCGCTACCGCCGAAACTCATATGCAGCGCGCGCGCGACTATTTCGATCAAGGGATGCTCGCGCCTTCGGACATTTTGCGCGCCGAAGTCTTTGTAGCCGAGATCAAAGAGTATAAGACTCGCGCCGACGAACAAGCGCAGCTCGCACAAGCCGCCTTGAATTTCCAAAGAGGAAGATCGCAGGACGAAGAAGTCGTACTCTCCGAACTGGTTTTCGAAGAGCCAATGTCCATAGAGAAAGTGGAGGCGCAATCCGCCGCCTTGGAGAATCGCCCGGACCTGCAAGCCGCCCACGAAAAACTCAACGCGGGCAAAGCTGAAGTGACCGTCGCGCGTTCATCGTTCCTCCCGCAAATCGGGATCGTCGGTCGCTACGATTGGTATGATGACGAATTGCTCGGCGACAACGGAAAGTCGTGGGCCATCATGGGTCAGGCCAAAATCAACCTCTTCCACGGCGGAGCCGATGTGCACGCCGTGCAAAAAGCATCCTTGGAAGCCCGCGCGGGCGAGCAGGACGTGCACCGCTTCGAAGAAGGCGTCAAACTGCAAGTCCGGCAAGCTGTTTCAGATATGGAATCGGCCAAGCTGCGCCACGAAGCCGCCAACGCCGCGCTCGCCTCGGGCCAAGAAAACCTCCGCGTTGTTGAAGCGCGTTACGCGCAGGGCGTCGCTCAGATGACGGACCTGCTCGATGCGCAAACAGCCTTACGCGAATTGGAAGTCCGCGAACTGACCGCGCGCTACGACCGAATGCTCGCGGGCTATCGCATAAAATTTGTCACCGGCCAATCACTGCTTAATTGA